The following proteins are encoded in a genomic region of Debaryomyces hansenii CBS767 chromosome G complete sequence:
- a CDS encoding DEHA2G17930p (some similarities with ca|CA1898|IPF11998 Candida albicans IPF11998 unknown function) — protein MKKFIISSLFSAVAFAASESLSTIQSTLVSTLPCSSQSANVVPSQFFYANVSTFASLSTTYDVVDVSSSQTAINAGSEVTSSAQPSSKARQTIYDYDTAYDNEVFEVTHTVCDSYSHCYVTTDLESSTTYTTTIDGILTVITTVVPVSATTTGSSSEFTQTAAAQSSAQSTVAVTSSSEVTQETASEGGQGAKVETSAITQPSTTDAPSTKTEETTTVVTITSCDDNKCSIVPRTTGLTVVTITSNDMVTAYTTYCPLTGETSSSAETSVPAETVAPSIQSTSGLIESSEVEIESSATEIPPPQAESTQGESISAESTPVETQATEVAPPYTEASTASTSVPNDKLSTVNVITNNIVTQTPESSTVSQQTTSADHQINSQFTTFEGAANSIVGSTGLIGLLISFIFMML, from the coding sequence ATGAAAAAGTTTATTATTAGTTCGCTTTTCCTGGCCGTAGCTTTTGCAGCTTCAGAGTCATTATCGACTATCCAATCCACACTCGTTTCTACATTACCATGTTCTTCTCAATCGGCCAATGTGGTTCCATCTCAATTCTTCTATGCAAATGTGTCCACATTTGCTTCTTTGAGTACTACATATGACGTTGTTGATGTTTCATCATCACAAACTGCTATCAATGCTGGCTCAGAAGTAACTAGCAGTGCTCAACCTAGCTCCAAGGCAAGACAGACCATATATGATTACGATACTGCTTATGATAACGAGGTTTTCGAAGTAACACATACTGTTTGTGATAGTTATAGTCATTGTTACGTGACTACTGATCTTGAAAGTTCAACTACTTACACTACTACCATTGATGGTATCTTAACTGTTATTACTACTGTTGTTCCAGTTAGTGCTACTACTACTGGCTCTTCAAGTGAGTTTACTCAAACTGCTGCTGCTCAAAGCTCTGCTCAGAGCACAGTTGCTGTAACTTCTTCGAGTGAAGTTACTCAAGAAACTGCATCTGAAGGTGGACAAGGTGCTAAAGTCGAAACATCTGCCATTACTCAACCATCTACTACAGATGCTCCATCTACCAAGACCGAAGAAACAACTACTGTTGTCACAATTACTTCATGTGATGATAACAAATGTTCTATTGTTCCTCGTACAACTGGATTAACCGTTGTCACAATAACCTCTAACGATATGGTTACAGCTTACACTACTTACTGTCCATTAACCGGCGaaacttcatcttcagCAGAAACCTCAGTTCCAGCAGAAACAGTCGCCCCATCTATTCAATCCACTTCTGGTTTGATTGAGTCCTCtgaagttgaaattgaaagttCCGCAACAGAAATTCCACCACCTCAAGCCGAATCTACTCAAGGCGAATCTATCTCAGCTGAATCTACCCCAGTTGAAACACAGGCCACAGAAGTCGCTCCTCCATACACCGAAGCTTCTACTGCTTCCACTTCTGTTCCTAACGACAAGCTTTCCACCGTCAATGTCATTACCAACAATATCGTTACTCAAACCCCAGAATCATCTACTGTTTCGCAACAAACTACTTCAGCAGATCACCAAATAAATTCACAATTCACCACTTTCGAAGGTGCCGCTAACTCTATTGTTGGCTCCACCGGTCTTATCGgattattaatttctttcatCTTTATGATGTTATAA
- a CDS encoding DEHA2G17952p (similar to ca|CA1897|IPF12002 Candida albicans IPF12002 unknown function), whose product MLQRIPALLYFISYIWLALCEPISKHVIEFNDDNIEQTLAGSDFSFIYFYSEGCAYCAQFEPEFDYLSILYNNITTDDNGSNSLRILKTNALKNKKLSSLFSVNRYPTLKLLNFGTKEIVSYNDHRDLDSLIRFMTKNTQAHPNFDNIKSNVHYLQSDIENFIQSSSKNTLVVFTASHIQEWTDYKYPTHFYQELASSEYGSDIDFMLVDVNKLMDNDFLAKYAVSNFPSMIYFTREGKFKTHHTLSQDTSVKILLNHDLISDFLVNLSDSSPLYGEWYNNYSDFSVKLLDEKTYSGNKPVRRYGFNTAGASQAISELTIDDEYDLLVHNIGL is encoded by the coding sequence ATGCTACAAAGAATACCAGCactattatatttcatcTCGTATATCTGGTTAGCATTGTGTGAGCCAATATCGAAGCATGTTATAGAgtttaatgatgataatatagAACAAACTTTGGCCGGAAGCGACTTTTCgtttatatatttttattctgAAGGATGCGCTTATTGTGCACAATTTGAACCGGAGTTTGACTACTTAAGTATCCtttacaataatatcaCGACGGATGATAATGGTAGTAACAGTCTTCGcatattgaaaacaaatGCGttgaaaaacaagaagTTAAGTCTGTTGTTCAGTGTGAACAGATACCCAACATTGAAGCTCTTGAACTTTGGCACCAAGGAAATCGTCTCGTACAACGACCACCGGGACTTGGACAGTCTTATCAGGTTCATGACAAAAAACACCCAGGCCCATCCAAATTTCGATAATATCAAATCTAATGTTCACTACTTGCAATccgatattgaaaacttcaTACAGTCATCCTCTAAGAACACATTAGTTGTTTTCACAGCTCTGCATATACAAGAGTGGACTGACTACAAATATCCAACACATTTTTATCAGGAATTGGCCCTGTCTGAGTACGGGTCGGATATAGATTTTATGCTTGTAGATGTCAATAAGCTAATGGATAATGATTTTCTTGCGAAATATGCTGTGAGTAATTTTCcatcaatgatttatttcACAAGGGAAGGAAAGTTTAAGACTCATCACACATTATCACAAGATACTTCAgttaaaattttattgaatcaCGACTTAATAAGCGACTTTTTGGTGAATTTATCAGATTCAAGTCCGTTGTATGGTGAGTGGTACAACAATTACTCGGATTTCTCTGTAAAACTTTTAGATGAAAAAACTTACTCTGGAAATAAGCCAGTACGTAGATACGGCTTTAATACTGCCGGAGCGAGCCAAGCTATCTCAGAACTCACTATTGACGATGAGTACGATCTATTAGTACATAATATAGGATTGTGA
- a CDS encoding DEHA2G17974p (similar to uniprot|P18414 Saccharomyces cerevisiae YBL040C ERD2 Integral membrane protein that binds to the HDEL motif in proteins destined for retention in the endoplasmic reticulum) gives MNIFRFAGDLSHLASIFILVYSIELHKSIKGLSLKTQSLYALVYITRYLDLFTTYVSLYNSLMKIFFIGSSVYIVHIMAFKYRKSIKEDIDTFPVRYLVGGSFLLSLIFTHKYSFGEILWSFSLWLESVAILPQLFILQRTGEAENITTHYIFALGIYRVLYIPNWLYRYFGEGKFDYIAVLAGLIQTAVYSDFFYIYYTRVMQGQNFELPV, from the coding sequence atgaaCATATTCCGTTTTGCAGGGGATCTTTCCCACCTTGCCAGTATTTTCATATTAGTGTACTCAATTGAATTGCACAAATCAATTAAAGGATTGTCATTGAAAACACAATCTTTATATGCCCTTGTATACATAACTCgttatttggatttgttTACTACTTATGTTTCCCTttataattcattgatgaagatatttttcattgGATCTTCAGTTTACATTGTCCATATCATGGCATTTAAATATCGTAAGTCTATTAAGGAGGACATAGATACATTTCCAGTTAGATATTTAGTGGGAGGCTCGTTCTTGCtttcattgattttcacccataaatattcatttgGTGAAATCTTGTGGTCGTTTTCATTGTGGCTCGAGTCAGTAGCAATCTTACCCCAACTATTTATTTTACAAAGAACAGGAGAAGCGGAAAATATCACGACCCATTACATTTTTGCATTAGGTATTTACAGAGTTTTGTATATTCCAAATTGGTTATACAGATATTTCGGGGAAGGTAAGTTTGATTACATTGCTGTCTTAGCTGGATTAATTCAAACAGCAGTGTATTCAGACTTTTTCTACATTTATTATACTAGAGTTATGCAAGgtcaaaattttgaattgcCAGTTTAA
- a CDS encoding DEHA2G17996p (highly similar to uniprot|P23724 Saccharomyces cerevisiae YBL041W PRE7 20S proteasome beta-type subunit) → MNATVASEYSSEVHTVPIEHRFNPYSDNGGTVLGIAGEDFSVLAGDTRQVVGYSINSRYEPKIFDVGDDIAMTANGFAADGAALIDRFRNQLKWYKFDHGGKKLSIKSAARYIQHLLYGKRFFPYYVSTLIAGLDDEGKGAVYSYDPVGSYEREQCRAGGAAASLIMPFLDNQVNFKNQFVPGTNGTEKKELRYLSLDEVLQLVKDAFSSATERHIYVGDGLEIFIITKDGIRKEYYPLKRD, encoded by the coding sequence ATGAACGCTACCGTTGCATCTGAATACTCATCAGAAGTTCACACAGTTCCAATTGAACACAGGTTCAATCCATACTCCGACAATGGTGGTACAGTGTTGGGAATTGCGGGTGAAGACTTTTCCGTTCTTGCTGGTGATACCAGACAGGTTGTTGGATACTCCATTAATTCACGTTACGAACCAAAGATCTTTGATGTCGGGGATGACATAGCAATGACAGCAAATGGGTTTGCTGCAGATGGGGCTGCTTTGATAGATAGATTcagaaatcaattgaagtGGTATAAATTTGATCATGGTGGTAAAAAATTGAGTATCAAGAGTGCAGCCAGATATATTCAACATTTATTATACGGAAAGAGATTTTTCCCTTATTACGTTAGTACTTTAATTGCCGGATTGGACGACGAAGGAAAGGGTGCTGTGTACTCTTACGATCCCGTTGGATCTTACGAAAGAGAACAATGTAGAGCAGGGGGTGCAGCTGCCAGTTTAATTATGCCATTTTTAGACAATCAAGTGAACTtcaaaaatcaatttgtACCAGGCACTAACGGTACAGAGAAGAAGGAGTTAAGATACTTGTCGTTAGATGAAGTTTTGCAATTGGTTAAGGATGCATTTTCATCAGCTACTGAGAGACATATCTACGTTGGTGATGGCTTGGAgatttttatcattacGAAAGATGGCATTagaaaagaatattatcCTTTGAAGAGAGATTAG
- a CDS encoding DEHA2G18018p (similar to uniprot|P53299 Saccharomyces cerevisiae YGR181W TIM13 Translocase of the inner membrane), with protein sequence MAFFGTPSTSTSTGTTSGQSQQVKQQIQEQISQELAVANATELVNKITENCFEKCVEQPQNGLNPQQDACVNQCLEKYMRSWNVVSKSYITRIQQSSN encoded by the coding sequence ATGGCATTTTTTGGTACCCCTTCTACTTCCACATCTACCGGAACAACTTCTGGTCAATCCCAGCAAGTGAAGCAACAAATCCAAGAGCAAATCAGTCAAGAATTAGCAGTTGCCAACGCTACTGAATTAGTGAACAAGATAACGGAAAACTGCTTTGAAAAGTGTGTAGAACAGCCCCAAAATGGTTTAAACCCACAACAAGATGCTTGTGTTAACCAATGTTTAGAAAAGTATATGAGATCGTGGAACGTGGTATCGAAATCGTACATCACCAGAATCCAACAATCATCCAACTAA
- a CDS encoding DEHA2G18040p (similar to ca|CA5137|IPF1032 Candida albicans IPF1032) — translation MAEIDNKDEDSKEQSAHLFVLVHGLWGSPNHMSTIERSLRELLQECSDEKIVTLKPSSFRFWKTYDGLKLNAERVIRDIFYEIEALKQKSNYKVVKISLVGYSLGGLISRYLIGVLNEIGFFEMVEPVFFTTFATPHVGIQFFNDNIFDHAANKVGQYLFGKSGREMFMTDHDKILMQMADSEGVYYKGLNKFRKHILLSNVKNDRTVAFNTSFITEYSPFDNWSNIKIKYLKGLQQSRIGKIYVKPKFVDLNRSIQMTRSEDEVFAGNIQEQTSIFRSNRIFRFLIIFSVSFFLLPFWIPLVLCSSLFASIYSMIKIRIIPAPKIKSHWQRVLDSVYGSSPVDVEDAKIGLQNRNERKSMSKQNYFKGDTSELTENTMEGLMYAEERFTGKSTEGAIQEEDRDEPNNTQNNASNDEDNSGDTNEEMDDYDDSESDHEDYERTSILSKNTKKKVVEIDTKSNDQSIRQHYSTLTQWKNSRFPLFTKSCRLPINEEKQFVIDSLNKINWIKIPVYIDAWNSHDGIVARRGPRTNPKGASTVCLWASILRNNMKETDT, via the coding sequence ATGGCAGAAATAGAcaataaagatgaagattcCAAAGAACAGAGTGCACATTTATTTGTTCTAGTCCATGGGTTATGGGGAAGTCCGAATCATATGCTGACCATTGAGAGATCATTAAGAGAGTTACTTCAGGAATGCTCGGACGAAAAGATAGTGACATTGAAACCTTCTTCATTTCGGTTTTGGAAGACATACGATGGATTGAAACTAAATGCTGAAAGAGTCATCAGGGATATCTTTTATGAAATCGAGGCATTAAAACAAAAGAGTAATTACAAAGTCGTTAAAATTAGCTTGGTAGGCTATTCCCTAGGTGGTCTAATTTCCAGATACCTTATTGGTGTATTGAACGAAATTggattttttgaaatggTAGAACCTGTTTTTTTTACCACCTTTGCGACACCACATGTTGGtatccaatttttcaacgaTAACATCTTTGACCACGCTGCTAACAAGGTGGGTCAATATCTTTTTGGTAAGTCAGGGCGCGAGATGTTCATGACCGACCATGATAAGATTTTAATGCAAATGGCGGATTCTGAAGGGGTATATTATAAAGGTCTAAATAAATTTCGAAAGCATATATTGTTATCCAATGTTAAAAATGATAGAACCGTTGCATTTAATACGTCATTCATAACCGAATACTCGCCGTTTGATAATTGGAGCAATATCAAgattaaatatttgaaggGTTTGCAACAATCAAGGATAGGTAAAATCTACGTTAAGCCtaaatttgttgatttgaataGGTCGATCCAAATGACAAGATCTGAGGATGAAGTATTTGCTGGTAATATTCAGGAACAGACGTCTATATTTCGTTCCAATAGGATCTTTAgatttttaattatatttctggTGTCATTCTTCCTATTACCATTTTGGATTCCATTAGTTCTATGTTCAAGTTTATTTGCTTCGATTTATAGCATGATTAAAATCAGAATTATTCCTGCTCCAAAAATTAAACTGCATTGGCAGAGAGTACTTGATTCTGTATATGGCTCATCTCCTGTGGATGTCGAAGATGCAAAAATTGGGTTGCAAAATAgaaatgaaagaaaatcCATGTCtaaacaaaattatttcaaaggAGACACTTCCGAATTAACTGAAAATACAATGGAAGGCTTAATGTATGCTGAGGAAAGATTTACCGGCAAATCGACAGAAGGAGCTATTCAAGAAGAGGATAGAGACGAGCCCAATAATACCCAGAACAATGCAAGTAACGATGAAGATAACTCTGGTGATactaatgaagaaatggatgattatgatgataGTGAATCTGACCATGAAGACTATGAACGGACTTCGATTTTATCTAAGAACACTAAGAAGAAAGTGGTTGAAATCGATACCAAGTCAAATGATCAATCAATTCGCCAGCACTACTCTACCTTAACTCAATGGAAGAATTCTAGATTTCCATTGTTTACGAAGAGTTGTAGATTACCtataaatgaagaaaagcaGTTCGTTATTGATTCCttgaataaaatcaattggATCAAGATACCTGTTTATATAGATGCGTGGAATTCGCACGATGGAATAGTTGCTAGACGTGGTCCAAGAACCAACCCAAAGGGTGCATCTACTGTATGTTTATGGGCTTCTATATTGAGGAACAACATGAAAGAAACAGACACCTAA
- a CDS encoding DEHA2G18062p (similar to uniprot|Q02981 Saccharomyces cerevisiae YPL109C Hypothetical ORF): MLNLLRQPVGSGVIIRSTKRQIAQNIKCSIKKRQFSTQQYQIRSSNFIRGGLIGLGGATITTILLRSTVLNDIAPIDTTIHELNPVKGAETYENGLYEASQREEIEQYNDYRHSKVRTGNKLKQIFYYIKFSIDDYLIDPIITFGRFLELSFLFVPVLISCPICWFGHKDRSTGENIRSGAKLWYRYLRWSTEKAGASFIKLGQWAASRTDIFSKEMCDELSNLHSNAKAHSLKDTIKIVSKSFEDLPFDEIFDEFNEKPVGVGAIAQVYTGKLSNKALNKVRSGGDLEEKVNQPSKSKQFLDNILVTEHGDPLTANQFVAIKVLHPNVEIKINRDLKIMKFFANSINMIPTMEWLSLPDEVEQFSILMRLQLDLRIEGLNLARFRNNFKKRLDIHFPKPYLNFTTRDVLVEEYIHAIPMSKLLSLSDNYGKNLSKEVSDKGLDAFLKMLILDNFVHADLHPGNMMIRFYKNEMFKHEREYKIVKSSNEHETNKITNELLSLGEDNEKWCSRLSELYEDGYHAEICFLDVGLITELNHHDRINFIDLFRALSEFDGYKAGELMVERSRTPETVIDKEIFALKVDKLVGTMKERTFTLGNISIGDLLDKVLGMVRTHHVRMEGDFITVIVAILLLEGIGRQLYPDLDLFARFVYALLFGFPTENEVGISFI, encoded by the coding sequence ATGTTAAACTTATTGAGACAACCTGTTGGTTCGGGTGTCATAATACGAAGCACTAAGCGTCAGATAGCgcaaaatatcaaatgtTCCATCAAAAAGAGACAATTTTCCACGCAGCAATATCAAATTCGTAGTTCGAATTTTATAAGGGGTGGTCTTATTGGTTTAGGAGGCGCAACCATAACAACTATACTACTTCGGTCAACGGTACTTAATGATATTGCACCTATAGATACGACGATTCACGAATTAAACCCCGTAAAAGGAGCAGAAACTTATGAAAATGGACTTTATGAAGCATCccaaagagaagaaatcgaacaatataatgattATCGCCATAGCAAAGTACGCACGGGAAATAAGCTAAAGCAGATATTCTACTACATCAAATTTTCTATCGATGACTATTTAATTGATCCAATAATTACTTTTGGAAGGTTTCTAGAATTATCCTTCCTTTTCGTTCCTGTGTTAATCAGTTGTCCTATTTGCTGGTTTGGGCACAAAGATAGATCCACTGGAGAGAATATTAGATCGGGAGCTAAGCTCTGGTATAGATATTTAAGATGGTCGACTGAAAAGGCAGGGGCATCATTTATTAAGCTAGGCCAGTGGGCTGCATCAAGAACAGACATTTTCTCAAAAGAAATGTGTGACGAATTAAGCAATTTGCATTCAAACGCAAAAGCTCATTCACTAAAAGATACAATTAAAATTGTGAGTAAGAGTTTTGAAGATTTACCTTTcgatgaaatatttgatgaatttaatgaGAAGCCTGTTGGTGTGGGAGCCATTGCTCAAGTTTATACCGGGAAGTTATCTAATAAAGCATTGAATAAGGTTAGATCCGGTGGTGACTTGGAAGAAAAGGTAAATCAACCCAGCAAAAGTAAACAATTCTTAGATAATATATTGGTTACAGAACATGGTGATCCGTTGACGGCAAATCAGTTCGTTGCAATTAAAGTTTTGCACCCTAATGTTGAGataaaaattaatagagacttgaaaataatgaagttcTTCGCAAACCTGATTAATATGATTCCAACAATGGAATGGTTATCATTACCAGATGAAGTTGAACAATTTTCCATTCTAATGAGATTACAATTGGATCTTAGAATCGAAGGTTTAAATTTAGCAAGATTTAGAAATAACTTTAAAAAGAGATTAGACATCCATTTCCCTAAACCTTACTTGAATTTTACCACTAGGGATGTGcttgttgaagaatatatacATGCCATACCCATGAGCAAGCTTCTATCATTGAGTGATAATTATGGAAAGAACTTGTCAAAGGAAGTCAGTGATAAAGGTTTAGATGcttttttgaaaatgttaaTTCTTGATAACTTCGTACATGCTGATTTGCATCCTGGTAATATGATGATTCGTTTCTATAAGAATGAGATGTTCAAACATGAAAGAGAATACAAGATCGTGAAGTCAAGTAACGAACATGAAACGAATAAAATAACCAATGAATTACTAAGCTTAGgtgaagataatgaaaaatggTGCAGCAGATTATCTGAATTGTACGAAGATGGTTATCACGCAGAAATATGTTTCCTAGATGTTGGTTTAATTACTGAATTGAATCACCACGATAGAATAAATTTTATCGATTTATTTAGAGCGTTATCTGAGTTTGATGGTTACAAGGCAGGTGAATTGATGGTTGAGAGATCTAGGACTCCTGAAACTGTAATagacaaagaaatatttgcGTTGAAGGTTGACAAATTAGTTGGTACTATGAAGGAGAGAACATTCACGTTAGGTAACATCAGTATCGGAGATTTATTGGATAAAGTTTTAGGCATGGTTAGAACTCATCATGTTAGAATGGAAGGCGATTTCATTACTGTTATTGTTGCTATACTTTTATTGGAGGGAATTGGTAGACAATTGTACCCAGATTTAGATTTATTTGCAAGGTTCGTATATGCTTTACTATTCGGATTCCCCACTGAAAATGAAGTTGGTATATCtttcatttga